CTTCGACCTTCGCCTTGAAGGCAGCCAGCGCCTGATTCCAGAACTCATCGAAGTACTCGCGCAGCGAACCGAACGCGGCGGGATTGAGCGAATACTCCCGCCGGGTCCCGTACTGCCGATCGGTCACCAGTCCCGCGTCCTTGAGCACCCGCAGGTGTTGCGAGATGGCCGGCCGGCTGACAGGGAACCGGCGGGCCAGCTTGCCGACCGGCAGCGGCCCGGTGAGCAGGTGGGAGAGGATCGCGCGACGCGTTGGGTCGCCCAGGGCGTCGAGTTGCGCTGCGTGGTGCGCTTTCATGAACGGTAAGTTTAAACTTACCAAATCGCGGCGTCAAGCGGGGCATCGCGGGCGAAGCCAAGGAGTGACGCGCCGAAACCGCCGGGTATTCCG
Above is a window of Gemmatimonadaceae bacterium DNA encoding:
- a CDS encoding metalloregulator ArsR/SmtB family transcription factor, with translation MKAHHAAQLDALGDPTRRAILSHLLTGPLPVGKLARRFPVSRPAISQHLRVLKDAGLVTDRQYGTRREYSLNPAAFGSLREYFDEFWNQALAAFKAKVEASQPGEE